In the Populus trichocarpa isolate Nisqually-1 chromosome 1, P.trichocarpa_v4.1, whole genome shotgun sequence genome, one interval contains:
- the LOC7486646 gene encoding transcription repressor OFP14: MPKKLQKSLQDYIYKIKNPTQNIQLSSDSFSNSKNWILRGCKHPRTLSFAIAGNQNKSRDEEDEEKGGAATLSDVDRFLFENFRSLYINDDDGNFQKESDRRSRGGDQAPSMNEILIDSPRYIDQPLDLCGSHRFFVERGSSSGSLVEEARSSLTATSENMGSSSSSSSTSVSTTSTLNDDSATVASNDPKQVRLPDDCIAVLTYSPSPYDDFRRSMQEMVEEKLQNNGKVDWDFMEELLLCYLNLNEKTSHKFILSAFVDLIVGLRKNPDKVPVRSRHSRIARSGGRRKLENVT, encoded by the coding sequence atgccaaagaaACTCCAAAAGTCTCTCCAAGACTATATCTATAAGATCAAAAACCCTACCCAAAATATCCAATTATCTTCTGATTCTTTCTCAAATTCAAAGAACTGGATATTAAGAGGCTGCAAACACCCTAGAACACTATCCTTTGCCATAGCTGGTAACCAGAATAAGAGTCGTGATGAAGAAGACGAGGAGAAGGGTGGCGCGGCAACACTCTCTGATGTGGATCGCTTCCTTTTCGAGAATTTTAGGTCACTTTATATCAATGATGACGATGGGAATTTTCAAAAGGAAAGTGATCGTAGATCTAGAGGAGGTGACCAAGCTCCGAGCATGAACGAGATTTTAATTGATTCACCTAGGTATATTGATCAACCACTGGACCTGTGTGGCTCCCATCGATTCTTTGTGGAGCGGGGCTCATCATCCGGCTCACTTGTGGAAGAGGCACGGTCCAGCCTAACTGCCACCTCCGAGAACATGGGTTCAAGTTCAAGTTCAAGTTCAACCTCAGTCTCAACCACCAGTACCCTCAATGACGACTCTGCCACAGTTGCTTCAAATGATCCAAAGCAGGTTAGGCTACCAGATGACTGCATCGCAGTGCTAACCTACTCTCCGAGTCCCTACGATGATTTTCGGCGGTCCATGCAAGAAATGGTGGAAGAAAAATTGCAGAATAACGGTAAGGTTGATTGGGATTTCATGGAAGAGCTTTTGCTATGTTACTTGAACTTGAATGAGAAAACGTCCCACAAGTTCATACTCAGTGCTTTCGTGGACCTCATTGTTGGTTTGCGCAAGAATCCGGACAAAGTTCCTGTCAGATCACGCCATTCTCGAATTGCAAGATCAGGGGGGAGGAGGAAATTGGAAAATGTAACGTAA